A region of Scleropages formosus chromosome 2, fSclFor1.1, whole genome shotgun sequence DNA encodes the following proteins:
- the mrgbp gene encoding MRG/MORF4L-binding protein isoform X1, translating into MGEAEAVQTDEKHSDSAISPTEDSVVWSQEVEVCLFHAMLGHKPVGVNRHFHMICIRDKFSQNIGRQVSSKVIWDHLGTMYDMQALHESEILPFPNSEKAFVLPEEIIQEVKEGKVGTEEEVKEDTKEERDPTSTQEEGSSSVKTTEKGSSKDKEKDKERGSSESSAKEAADKRKRNRVTEKVLSSSSNPSSPGGAKRRRT; encoded by the exons ATGGGCGAAGCGGAGGCGGTTCAAACGGACGAAAAACATTCGGATTCGGCCATCAGTCCGACAGAGGATTCGGTGGTGTGGAGCCAGGAGGTGGAGGTCTGTCTTTTCCACGCCATGCTGGGCCACAAGCCGGTCG GTGTGAATCGTCACTTCCACATGATCTGCATTCGGGACAAATTCAGCCAGAACATCGGCAGACAGGTGTCCTCCAAGGTGATATGGGACCACCTGGGGACCATGTACGACATGCAGGCTCTG CACGAATCTGAAATACTACCCTTTCCCAACTCTGAGAAGGCTTTTGTTCTTCCAGAGGAAATAATTCAAGAAGTGAAAGAAG GCAAGGTGGggacagaggaggaggtcaAAGAAGATACAAAGGAGGAGAGGGACCCGACGTCGACGCAGGAAGAAG gcagcagctctgtgaaGACGaccgaaaaaggcagcagcaaagacaaggagaaagacaaagagaggGGTTCAAGTGAGAGTTCAGCGAAGGAGGCGGCCGACAAGCGAAAAAGGAACCGGGTGACCGAGAAGGTGCTCAGTTCCAGCAGTAACCCCTCCAGCCCCGGTGGGGCCAAGCGCCGCAGGACATAG
- the mrgbp gene encoding MRG/MORF4L-binding protein isoform X2, giving the protein MGEAEAVQTDEKHSDSAISPTEDSVVWSQEVEVCLFHAMLGHKPVGVNRHFHMICIRDKFSQNIGRQVSSKVIWDHLGTMYDMQALHESEILPFPNSEKAFVLPEEIIQEVKEGKVGTEEEVKEDTKEERDPTSTQEEGLGPSLAGQEFERQQLCEDDRKRQQQRQGERQREGFK; this is encoded by the exons ATGGGCGAAGCGGAGGCGGTTCAAACGGACGAAAAACATTCGGATTCGGCCATCAGTCCGACAGAGGATTCGGTGGTGTGGAGCCAGGAGGTGGAGGTCTGTCTTTTCCACGCCATGCTGGGCCACAAGCCGGTCG GTGTGAATCGTCACTTCCACATGATCTGCATTCGGGACAAATTCAGCCAGAACATCGGCAGACAGGTGTCCTCCAAGGTGATATGGGACCACCTGGGGACCATGTACGACATGCAGGCTCTG CACGAATCTGAAATACTACCCTTTCCCAACTCTGAGAAGGCTTTTGTTCTTCCAGAGGAAATAATTCAAGAAGTGAAAGAAG GCAAGGTGGggacagaggaggaggtcaAAGAAGATACAAAGGAGGAGAGGGACCCGACGTCGACGCAGGAAGAAG GTCTGGGTCCCAGTTTGGCTGGCCAGGAGTTTGAGAG gcagcagctctgtgaaGACGaccgaaaaaggcagcagcaaagacaaggagaaagacaaagagaggGGTTCAAGTGA
- the mrgbp gene encoding MRG/MORF4L-binding protein isoform X3 — MGEAEAVQTDEKHSDSAISPTEDSVVWSQEVEVCLFHAMLGHKPVGVNRHFHMICIRDKFSQNIGRQVSSKVIWDHLGTMYDMQALHESEILPFPNSEKAFVLPEEIIQEVKEGKVGTEEEVKEDTKEERDPTSTQEEGLGPSLAGQEFERYGQKSTFTLFQNSNMTSVQTSS; from the exons ATGGGCGAAGCGGAGGCGGTTCAAACGGACGAAAAACATTCGGATTCGGCCATCAGTCCGACAGAGGATTCGGTGGTGTGGAGCCAGGAGGTGGAGGTCTGTCTTTTCCACGCCATGCTGGGCCACAAGCCGGTCG GTGTGAATCGTCACTTCCACATGATCTGCATTCGGGACAAATTCAGCCAGAACATCGGCAGACAGGTGTCCTCCAAGGTGATATGGGACCACCTGGGGACCATGTACGACATGCAGGCTCTG CACGAATCTGAAATACTACCCTTTCCCAACTCTGAGAAGGCTTTTGTTCTTCCAGAGGAAATAATTCAAGAAGTGAAAGAAG GCAAGGTGGggacagaggaggaggtcaAAGAAGATACAAAGGAGGAGAGGGACCCGACGTCGACGCAGGAAGAAG GTCTGGGTCCCAGTTTGGCTGGCCAGGAGTTTGAGAGGTATGGACAGAAGAGCACTTTCACTCTGTTCCAAAACTCCAACATGACCTCAGTACAGACCAGCTCATAA